The region ACCAAGTATAAAAGTATGACATTAATGAATATTTTAGCCCAAAGAAAAGAACTTTAAAAAGTAAAGTTTCAAACATAGACCATATCTAAAGCACAAACCACTGTAGAGGATTTATACAACCCAGAAGTTTAAATTTcgaaatatttaatatattaaacatttaatttaaatttggaaattataaatatatacatgtACCTGTACTCTTTGTATCGATCAAAGGAGTCGCCGCTCCAGCCCTGAGTTTTATCGGCAGCCATAACCGAGAAGGAAATCAAGCAGAGAATGACTTCACTCACCCGAAACCCTAAGGCCGCACTCTTCAACATATCCTCCTTCGTCGACCTCCTCCCCGTCGATCGCCTACCTCCGCCGCCGCTTCCATTTTCGCCACCACTGGCTCCGGCGACGGGTCCAACCTTGGCAACCGACTGAGGAGCCTCTTCCCTCGTCGCTCTATTGATCACCGTCGTTGGCTGCACGGTTGCATTCGGCTGCTGTTTCTTCAGTTGGTGGCTGGCGACCTGTTGACGATTATCAGCAGTAGTAGACTGTCGCAGCGAGTGGTGATTATCCTGATAGTGATTGACCTTCTCGACAGGGACGATGGCTTTGGAGTTATCTTGTGGCTTTTCCGGCGAGTTATCCGGAGACTCGTAGGGAGGACTTTCGGGTGGATCACCCGCATCCGATCGGAGAGGGGAGTGGAATCGGAGAGGGGAGTGGGGTGAGTCTAATTGGGATGTGTCCGAGTTTCTTGATGACGATTTCTTCATGGCTCGTTTGGTTTGCTGGGAGTGATTGTGATTGGGGTTGGTTTGAGTTTGGGACTCCATTAATTTGATTTGATTTTCTCGAACTTTAATGGGAAAGAAAAAGGGGTGCTGTTTGGGAAccgagaaaaagagaagaaaaggaaaagaggaagtTACATGAGTCCTTCTTTCACTTCATGCTTCGTTTGTGGGGACTACTGCACTGCATACTGACGTGGCATTGATTTGTTTTTATAACTTTTATTGCCAACTCACTAAAATGTACTTGATGTTAGTCAAATTGGTGTCGTGGCAGAATTCAATTGGATCATGGTTGAGAAGATAGGACTACTAACTCTATAAAATCAGTGAGATTCTTTTTCTACTTACAAACtttaaaattattgtttattaAACTTTAATTAATCCCAACCTAACTATTTCATAGCAATAAGGAATAAATT is a window of Humulus lupulus chromosome 4, drHumLupu1.1, whole genome shotgun sequence DNA encoding:
- the LOC133830340 gene encoding CASP-like protein 4A3 is translated as MESQTQTNPNHNHSQQTKRAMKKSSSRNSDTSQLDSPHSPLRFHSPLRSDAGDPPESPPYESPDNSPEKPQDNSKAIVPVEKVNHYQDNHHSLRQSTTADNRQQVASHQLKKQQPNATVQPTTVINRATREEAPQSVAKVGPVAGASGGENGSGGGGRRSTGRRSTKEDMLKSAALGFRVSEVILCLISFSVMAADKTQGWSGDSFDRYKEYRYCLSVNVIAFAYALFQTYDLSYHLSTGKHVIRHHLRRHFEFFMDQILAYLLISASSSAATRVDDWQSNWGKDEFTEMASASVGMAFLAFGAFAISSIISGYNLWTD